A single window of Candidatus Methylomirabilota bacterium DNA harbors:
- a CDS encoding EamA family transporter, which yields MLPVLQAVAAALLFGLSAPLAKLLLGTVSPWLLAALLYLGAGAFLTAVRLGRTGRPALGTALRGSD from the coding sequence GTGCTGCCCGTGTTGCAGGCCGTGGCCGCCGCCCTGTTGTTCGGCCTGAGCGCCCCTCTCGCCAAGCTCCTGCTCGGCACCGTCTCGCCCTGGCTCCTGGCCGCGCTCCTCTACCTCGGGGCGGGCGCCTTCCTCACGGCCGTCCGGCTCGGGCGCACGGGCCGTCCCGCGCTCGGGACGGCGCTCCGGGGCTCCGAT